In Silene latifolia isolate original U9 population chromosome X, ASM4854445v1, whole genome shotgun sequence, the following proteins share a genomic window:
- the LOC141623721 gene encoding GCN5-related N-acetyltransferase 5, chloroplastic isoform X5: MAATLSVYPSPDLHHRHHLSSHSKPSFKPKLKSFSTTISSIPKLNYTSCFSTSQSSSDNSISQQNPSKFGRFLTNNELKNLDFLHNYTYSCKLPRFLVKQYLIERRTLLPHAVTLIAFFREDEDECGREDGDIGELAGTVEVSFNQKGANASPPTPTPPKNYPYICNMTVKNQYRRRGIGWHLLKASEELIANMGLSREVYLHCRLIDIAPFSMYKKAGYEVVKTDSLLILLTLQRRKHLMCKQLSIFSKPLENPIAEDEQVPPVVPGNEPRPVLFDEGTEPESQRGPLNGQEQGTSGTCDLSFSWEKL, from the exons ATGGCTGCCACACTATCAGTATATCCATCACCTGATCTTCACCACCGTCACCACTTGTCTTCACATTCCAAACCCTCTTTCAAACCAAAGTTGAAATCTTTCTCAACTACAATATCATCCATCCCTAAACTCAACTACACTTCTTGTTTCTCAACTTCTCAATCCTCATCTGACAATTCCATTTCTCAACAAAACCCATCCAAATTTGGGCGTTTTCTAACCAATAATGAGCTCAAAAACCTTGATTTTCTCCATAACTACACTTATTCTTGCAAATTACCAA GGTTTTTGGTCAAACAATACCTGATTGAGAGGAGGACTTTGCTGCCTCATGCCGTTACTTTAATCGCCTTTTTtagggaggatgaggatgaatGCGGGCGTGAAGACGGAGATATTGGAGAGTTAGCTGGGACAGTGGAGGTGTCTTTTAATCAGAAGGGTGCTAATGCCTCTCCTCCTACTCCAACCCCTCCTAAGAACTACCCTTACATTTGTAACATGACTGTTAAAAACCAATATAGAag GAGGGGAATTGGCTGGCATCTCCTAAAAGCAAGTGAGGAGCTCATAGCAAACATGGGATTGTCACGAGAAGTGTATTTGCATTGTAGATTAATTGATATAGCGCCGTTTAGCATGTACAAGAAGGCAGGCTATGAAGTTGTTAAGACAGACAGTTTACTCATCTTATTAACACTTCAGAGACGAAAGCATTTGATGTGTAAGCAACTTTCGATTTTCAGCAAACCCTTGGAAAATCCTATCGCCGAAGATGAACAAGTGCCACCTGTAGTGCCTGGGAATGAACCCAGACCTGTCTTGTTTGACGAG GGCACGGAACCCGAGAGTCAAAGAGGACCTCTCAACGGTCAAGAACAAGGCACAAGCGGCACATGTGACCTAAGTTTCAGCTGGGAGAAGTTATGA
- the LOC141623721 gene encoding GCN5-related N-acetyltransferase 5, chloroplastic isoform X1 yields the protein MAATLSVYPSPDLHHRHHLSSHSKPSFKPKLKSFSTTISSIPKLNYTSCFSTSQSSSDNSISQQNPSKFGRFLTNNELKNLDFLHNYTYSCKLPSGYLCIRAMNDFQVDMIVGLLAESFAESMGLPNMYLTVLGFLVKQYLIERRTLLPHAVTLIAFFREDEDECGREDGDIGELAGTVEVSFNQKGANASPPTPTPPKNYPYICNMTVKNQYRRRGIGWHLLKASEELIANMGLSREVYLHCRLIDIAPFSMYKKAGYEVVKTDSLLILLTLQRRKHLMCKQLSIFSKPLENPIAEDEQVPPVVPGNEPRPVLFDEGTEPESQRGPLNGQEQGTSGTCDLSFSWEKL from the exons ATGGCTGCCACACTATCAGTATATCCATCACCTGATCTTCACCACCGTCACCACTTGTCTTCACATTCCAAACCCTCTTTCAAACCAAAGTTGAAATCTTTCTCAACTACAATATCATCCATCCCTAAACTCAACTACACTTCTTGTTTCTCAACTTCTCAATCCTCATCTGACAATTCCATTTCTCAACAAAACCCATCCAAATTTGGGCGTTTTCTAACCAATAATGAGCTCAAAAACCTTGATTTTCTCCATAACTACACTTATTCTTGCAAATTACCAAGTGGGTATTTATGTATTAGAGCTATGAATGACTTTCAAGTTGATATGATTGTTGGTTTGTTAGCTGAATCATTTGCTGAGTCCATGGGTTTGCCTAATATGTATTTGACTGTTTTAGGGTTTTTGGTCAAACAATACCTGATTGAGAGGAGGACTTTGCTGCCTCATGCCGTTACTTTAATCGCCTTTTTtagggaggatgaggatgaatGCGGGCGTGAAGACGGAGATATTGGAGAGTTAGCTGGGACAGTGGAGGTGTCTTTTAATCAGAAGGGTGCTAATGCCTCTCCTCCTACTCCAACCCCTCCTAAGAACTACCCTTACATTTGTAACATGACTGTTAAAAACCAATATAGAag GAGGGGAATTGGCTGGCATCTCCTAAAAGCAAGTGAGGAGCTCATAGCAAACATGGGATTGTCACGAGAAGTGTATTTGCATTGTAGATTAATTGATATAGCGCCGTTTAGCATGTACAAGAAGGCAGGCTATGAAGTTGTTAAGACAGACAGTTTACTCATCTTATTAACACTTCAGAGACGAAAGCATTTGATGTGTAAGCAACTTTCGATTTTCAGCAAACCCTTGGAAAATCCTATCGCCGAAGATGAACAAGTGCCACCTGTAGTGCCTGGGAATGAACCCAGACCTGTCTTGTTTGACGAG GGCACGGAACCCGAGAGTCAAAGAGGACCTCTCAACGGTCAAGAACAAGGCACAAGCGGCACATGTGACCTAAGTTTCAGCTGGGAGAAGTTATGA
- the LOC141623721 gene encoding GCN5-related N-acetyltransferase 5, chloroplastic isoform X2 encodes MAATLSVYPSPDLHHRHHLSSHSKPSFKPKLKSFSTTISSIPKLNYTSCFSTSQSSSDNSISQQNPSKFGRFLTNNELKNLDFLHNYTYSCKLPSGYLCIRAMNDFQVDMIVGLLAESFAESMGLPNMYLTVLGFLVKQYLIERRTLLPHAVTLIAFFREDEDECGREDGDIGELAGTVEVSFNQKGANASPPTPTPPKNYPYICNMTVKNQYRRRGIGWHLLKASEELIANMGLSREVYLHCRLIDIAPFSMYKKAGYEVVKTDSLLILLTLQRRKHLMCKQLSIFSKPLENPIAEDEQVPPVVPGNEPRPVLFDEVRHGTRESKRTSQRSRTRHKRHM; translated from the exons ATGGCTGCCACACTATCAGTATATCCATCACCTGATCTTCACCACCGTCACCACTTGTCTTCACATTCCAAACCCTCTTTCAAACCAAAGTTGAAATCTTTCTCAACTACAATATCATCCATCCCTAAACTCAACTACACTTCTTGTTTCTCAACTTCTCAATCCTCATCTGACAATTCCATTTCTCAACAAAACCCATCCAAATTTGGGCGTTTTCTAACCAATAATGAGCTCAAAAACCTTGATTTTCTCCATAACTACACTTATTCTTGCAAATTACCAAGTGGGTATTTATGTATTAGAGCTATGAATGACTTTCAAGTTGATATGATTGTTGGTTTGTTAGCTGAATCATTTGCTGAGTCCATGGGTTTGCCTAATATGTATTTGACTGTTTTAGGGTTTTTGGTCAAACAATACCTGATTGAGAGGAGGACTTTGCTGCCTCATGCCGTTACTTTAATCGCCTTTTTtagggaggatgaggatgaatGCGGGCGTGAAGACGGAGATATTGGAGAGTTAGCTGGGACAGTGGAGGTGTCTTTTAATCAGAAGGGTGCTAATGCCTCTCCTCCTACTCCAACCCCTCCTAAGAACTACCCTTACATTTGTAACATGACTGTTAAAAACCAATATAGAag GAGGGGAATTGGCTGGCATCTCCTAAAAGCAAGTGAGGAGCTCATAGCAAACATGGGATTGTCACGAGAAGTGTATTTGCATTGTAGATTAATTGATATAGCGCCGTTTAGCATGTACAAGAAGGCAGGCTATGAAGTTGTTAAGACAGACAGTTTACTCATCTTATTAACACTTCAGAGACGAAAGCATTTGATGTGTAAGCAACTTTCGATTTTCAGCAAACCCTTGGAAAATCCTATCGCCGAAGATGAACAAGTGCCACCTGTAGTGCCTGGGAATGAACCCAGACCTGTCTTGTTTGACGAGGTAA GGCACGGAACCCGAGAGTCAAAGAGGACCTCTCAACGGTCAAGAACAAGGCACAAGCGGCACATGTGA
- the LOC141623721 gene encoding GCN5-related N-acetyltransferase 5, chloroplastic isoform X4 — MAATLSVYPSPDLHHRHHLSSHSKPSFKPKLKSFSTTISSIPKLNYTSCFSTSQSSSDNSISQQNPSKFGRFLTNNELKNLDFLHNYTYSCKLPSGYLCIRAMNDFQVDMIVGLLAESFAESMGLPNMYLTVLGFLVKQYLIERRTLLPHAVTLIAFFREDEDECGREDGDIGELAGTVEVSFNQKGANASPPTPTPPKNYPYICNMTVKNQYRRRGIGWHLLKASEELIANMGLSREVYLHCRLIDIAPFSMYKKAGYEVVKTDSLLILLTLQRRKHLMCKQLSIFSKPLENPIAEDEQVPPVVPGNEPRPVLFDEVSCPECS, encoded by the exons ATGGCTGCCACACTATCAGTATATCCATCACCTGATCTTCACCACCGTCACCACTTGTCTTCACATTCCAAACCCTCTTTCAAACCAAAGTTGAAATCTTTCTCAACTACAATATCATCCATCCCTAAACTCAACTACACTTCTTGTTTCTCAACTTCTCAATCCTCATCTGACAATTCCATTTCTCAACAAAACCCATCCAAATTTGGGCGTTTTCTAACCAATAATGAGCTCAAAAACCTTGATTTTCTCCATAACTACACTTATTCTTGCAAATTACCAAGTGGGTATTTATGTATTAGAGCTATGAATGACTTTCAAGTTGATATGATTGTTGGTTTGTTAGCTGAATCATTTGCTGAGTCCATGGGTTTGCCTAATATGTATTTGACTGTTTTAGGGTTTTTGGTCAAACAATACCTGATTGAGAGGAGGACTTTGCTGCCTCATGCCGTTACTTTAATCGCCTTTTTtagggaggatgaggatgaatGCGGGCGTGAAGACGGAGATATTGGAGAGTTAGCTGGGACAGTGGAGGTGTCTTTTAATCAGAAGGGTGCTAATGCCTCTCCTCCTACTCCAACCCCTCCTAAGAACTACCCTTACATTTGTAACATGACTGTTAAAAACCAATATAGAag GAGGGGAATTGGCTGGCATCTCCTAAAAGCAAGTGAGGAGCTCATAGCAAACATGGGATTGTCACGAGAAGTGTATTTGCATTGTAGATTAATTGATATAGCGCCGTTTAGCATGTACAAGAAGGCAGGCTATGAAGTTGTTAAGACAGACAGTTTACTCATCTTATTAACACTTCAGAGACGAAAGCATTTGATGTGTAAGCAACTTTCGATTTTCAGCAAACCCTTGGAAAATCCTATCGCCGAAGATGAACAAGTGCCACCTGTAGTGCCTGGGAATGAACCCAGACCTGTCTTGTTTGACGAGGTAA
- the LOC141623721 gene encoding GCN5-related N-acetyltransferase 5, chloroplastic isoform X3: protein MAATLSVYPSPDLHHRHHLSSHSKPSFKPKLKSFSTTISSIPKLNYTSCFSTSQSSSDNSISQQNPSKFGRFLTNNELKNLDFLHNYTYSCKLPSGYLCIRAMNDFQVDMIVGLLAESFAESMGLPNMYLTVLGFLVKQYLIERRTLLPHAVTLIAFFREDEDECGREDGDIGELAGTVEVSFNQKGANASPPTPTPPKNYPYICNMTVKNQYRRRGIGWHLLKASEELIANMGLSREVYLHCRLIDIAPFSMYKKAGYEVVKTDSLLILLTLQRRKHLMCKQLSIFSKPLENPIAEDEQVPPVVPGNEPRPVLFDEVVQNVPDMDK, encoded by the exons ATGGCTGCCACACTATCAGTATATCCATCACCTGATCTTCACCACCGTCACCACTTGTCTTCACATTCCAAACCCTCTTTCAAACCAAAGTTGAAATCTTTCTCAACTACAATATCATCCATCCCTAAACTCAACTACACTTCTTGTTTCTCAACTTCTCAATCCTCATCTGACAATTCCATTTCTCAACAAAACCCATCCAAATTTGGGCGTTTTCTAACCAATAATGAGCTCAAAAACCTTGATTTTCTCCATAACTACACTTATTCTTGCAAATTACCAAGTGGGTATTTATGTATTAGAGCTATGAATGACTTTCAAGTTGATATGATTGTTGGTTTGTTAGCTGAATCATTTGCTGAGTCCATGGGTTTGCCTAATATGTATTTGACTGTTTTAGGGTTTTTGGTCAAACAATACCTGATTGAGAGGAGGACTTTGCTGCCTCATGCCGTTACTTTAATCGCCTTTTTtagggaggatgaggatgaatGCGGGCGTGAAGACGGAGATATTGGAGAGTTAGCTGGGACAGTGGAGGTGTCTTTTAATCAGAAGGGTGCTAATGCCTCTCCTCCTACTCCAACCCCTCCTAAGAACTACCCTTACATTTGTAACATGACTGTTAAAAACCAATATAGAag GAGGGGAATTGGCTGGCATCTCCTAAAAGCAAGTGAGGAGCTCATAGCAAACATGGGATTGTCACGAGAAGTGTATTTGCATTGTAGATTAATTGATATAGCGCCGTTTAGCATGTACAAGAAGGCAGGCTATGAAGTTGTTAAGACAGACAGTTTACTCATCTTATTAACACTTCAGAGACGAAAGCATTTGATGTGTAAGCAACTTTCGATTTTCAGCAAACCCTTGGAAAATCCTATCGCCGAAGATGAACAAGTGCCACCTGTAGTGCCTGGGAATGAACCCAGACCTGTCTTGTTTGACGAG